In the Amblyraja radiata isolate CabotCenter1 chromosome 13, sAmbRad1.1.pri, whole genome shotgun sequence genome, one interval contains:
- the LOC116980108 gene encoding ubiquitin carboxyl-terminal hydrolase 47-like, which produces MLPLETIFRIIAWTLSWLYRCAVGQIMYRWPAINKWWNRCKRIMAATGKNRGSKSEMNFVGLNNQGSTCYLNTLLQTWFMTPEFKDCISRSQTQDRLKDELKNLFEQLARENYHSVCTKSLTSYLEFNVYKQCDIEVCFRNLMSKLSTKMDKENNILKIYQVTMVHSMKCSKCKTPLDKENLFLDIPLSMCSANSLVKFTCMEDSLRAFLDVEKMEGDNKCYCDACEEKTESTSVRFSN; this is translated from the exons ATGCTGCCTTTGGAAACAATTTTCAGAATTATCGCGTGGACGCTTTCATGGCTTTATCGCTGTGCGGTTGGCCAGATCATGTACCGATGGCCTGCCATCAATAAGTGGTGGAATC GATGTAAGAGAATAATGGCCGCGACTGGCAAGAACCGAG GATCAAAATCAGAAATGAATTTTGTTGGATTGAATAATCAGGGATCCACATGTTATCTGAACACATTACTTCAAACATGGTTCATGACTCCAGAATTTAAAGATTGCATTAGCAG ATCACAAACTCAAGATCGTTTAAAAGATGAGCTGAAAAACCTGTTTGAACAATTAGCAAGGGAAAATTATCACTCCGTGTGTACAAAAAGCTTGACTTCCTACTTGGAATTCAATG TTTACAAACAGTGCGATATTGAAGTATGTTTCCGCAATCTGATGAGCAAACTGAGCACCAAAATGGACAAAGAGAACAATATTCTGAAG ATTTATCAGGTCACAATGGTTCACTCAATGAAGTGTTCAAAATGCAAGACGCCATTGGACAAAGAGAATCTTTTCCTGGATATACCTCTATCTATGTGTTCAGCTAATTCGCTTGTGAAGTTTACGTGTATG GAAGATTCTCTTCGAGCGTTTTTGGACGTGGAAAAGATGGAAGGCGACAACAAATGTTATTGTGACGCCTGTGAGGAAAAAACTGAATCAACATCCGTACGTTTTTCAAATTGA